One region of Mangifera indica cultivar Alphonso chromosome 3, CATAS_Mindica_2.1, whole genome shotgun sequence genomic DNA includes:
- the LOC123210536 gene encoding DNA-directed RNA polymerases II, IV and V subunit 9B encodes MSTMKFCRECNNILYPKEDRERKILLYACRNCDHQEIADNNCVYRNEVHHSVAETTQVLNDVAADPTLPRTKDVRCAKCNHGEAVFFQATARGEEGMTLFFVCCNPNCGTRWRE; translated from the exons ATGAGTACCATGAAATTTTGCCGCGAATG CAACAACATTCTTTACCCGAAAGAAGATAGGGAGCGGAAGATCCTCCTCTATGCTTGTCGTAACTGCGATCACCAG GAGATTGCTGATAACAACTGTGTCTATAGAAATGAGGTACACCACTCTGTGGCAGAGACGACACAAGTTCTGAATGATGTGGCAGCAGATCCAACTCTTCCTCGAACAAAAGATGTTCGTTGTGCAAAATGTAACCATGGAGAAGCTGTGTTTTTCCAG GCAACTGCTAGAGGGGAGGAAGGTATGACGCTGTTTTTCGTCTGCTGCAACCCAAATTGTGGCACACGATGGAGAGAATGA
- the LOC123210307 gene encoding zinc finger CCHC domain-containing protein 10-like: MSSKKEEKAQAAADRIKAAALSAAKGLSRAQAERAAAAAARNVNAYGQKEEGPSRWQEKREAKRQMYLMSTEKAVRLGERKDLKTTMSGIGGTASQCQKCFQTGHWTYECKSERVYMSRPSRTQQLKNPKLKMKLSIYYDLDNPHVKDDKAENSFKKSKRKHQSDSDSGSDSEASVFETDGGSSSVTGSDYSSGESSSDYSSSSDSEEERRRHRNSRKKKKPKKGRRRRYSSSSESSESDSGSESDSDDRRSRRKRRHGRKR; this comes from the coding sequence ATGTCAAGTAAGAAGGAAGAGAAAGCTCAGGCTGCGGCTGACAGAATTAAGGCTGCAGCCCTGAGTGCAGCCAAAGGTTTAAGTCGTGCTCAGGCAGAACGTGCTGCGGCTGCAGCTGCACGAAATGTTAATGCATATGGGCAGAAGGAAGAAGGGCCCAGCCGATGGCAAGAGAAGAGGGAAGCTAAGAGGCAGATGTATTTGATGAGTACTGAAAAGGCAGTGAGATTGGGGGAGAGAAAAGATCTTAAGACTACAATGTCTGGCATTGGTGGTACAGCTTCACAGTGCCAGAAATGTTTTCAAACTGGACATTGGACATATGAGTGCAAGAGTGAGCGCGTATATATGTCACGACCCTCGCGGACCCAGCAACTTAAGAATccaaaattaaagatgaagtTGTCCATCTATTATGATTTAGATAATCCACATGTTAAGGATGACAAAGCTGAAAATAGTTTCAAGAAAAGTAAAAGGAAGCATCAGTCGGACTCAGATTCTGGTAGTGACAGTGAGGCTTCGGTGTTTGAGACTGATGGCGGTTCATCATCTGTGACTGGTTCAGATTATTCTTCAGGGGAGAGTAGTTCTGACTACAGCTCATCATCTGATTCAGAGGAAGAGAGGAGACGCCACAGGAAttcaaggaagaagaagaagccgaAGAAGGGGAGGCGTAGGAGGTACAGCTCATCTTCTGAGTCATCTGAATCAGATTCTGGATCAGAATCTGATTCTGATGACAGGCGCAGCCGAAGGAAGAGAAGGCATGGCAGGAAGCGCTAA
- the LOC123212533 gene encoding outer envelope pore protein 16-2, chloroplastic isoform X2, whose protein sequence is MSYLETGSLLDEFRSFDKGGFFDLGHPLLNRIADSFLKAAGIGAIQAVSRDAYFTAIEELDGSRKYNFPNIKGETNRKSLEAMVKNTGKESLQWGLAAGVYSGLTYGLKEARGAHDWKNSAMAGAITGVALALVSEDSSHEQIVQCAITGAAISTAANLLTGIF, encoded by the exons ATGAGTTACTTGGAGACTGGCTCTTTGCTTGATGAGTTTCGTAGCTTTGACAAGGGTGGCTTCTTCGACCTTGGCCACCCTCTCCTCAATCGTATCGCTGACAGCTTCCTCAAAGCCGCTGGT ATAGGAGCAATTCAGGCTGTGTCAAGGGACGCATATTTCACCGCTATTGAGG AGTTAGATGGCTCAAGGAAATATAACTTTCCTAATATCAAAG GAGAAACCAACCGAAAATCTCTTGAAGCAATG GTGAAGAACACGGGAAAGGAATCTTTACAATGGG GACTGGCTGCAGGAGTATATTCTGGTCTCACATATGGGCTAAAGGAGGCTCGCGGAGCTCATGATTGG AAAAACAGTGCAATGGCAGGAGCAATAACCGGAGTGGCATTGGCACTTGTATCGGAGGACTCTTCCCATGAGCAGATTGTGCAATGCGCCATTACCGGAGCCGCTATTTCCACTGCTGCAAATCTTCTTACAGGAATATTTTAA
- the LOC123212533 gene encoding outer envelope pore protein 16-2, chloroplastic isoform X1: MSYLETGSLLDEFRSFDKGGFFDLGHPLLNRIADSFLKAAGIGAIQAVSRDAYFTAIEGSGLDSNNMSELDGSRKYNFPNIKGETNRKSLEAMVKNTGKESLQWGLAAGVYSGLTYGLKEARGAHDWKNSAMAGAITGVALALVSEDSSHEQIVQCAITGAAISTAANLLTGIF; the protein is encoded by the exons ATGAGTTACTTGGAGACTGGCTCTTTGCTTGATGAGTTTCGTAGCTTTGACAAGGGTGGCTTCTTCGACCTTGGCCACCCTCTCCTCAATCGTATCGCTGACAGCTTCCTCAAAGCCGCTGGT ATAGGAGCAATTCAGGCTGTGTCAAGGGACGCATATTTCACCGCTATTGAGG GCTCGggacttgattcaaataatatgtcaGAGTTAGATGGCTCAAGGAAATATAACTTTCCTAATATCAAAG GAGAAACCAACCGAAAATCTCTTGAAGCAATG GTGAAGAACACGGGAAAGGAATCTTTACAATGGG GACTGGCTGCAGGAGTATATTCTGGTCTCACATATGGGCTAAAGGAGGCTCGCGGAGCTCATGATTGG AAAAACAGTGCAATGGCAGGAGCAATAACCGGAGTGGCATTGGCACTTGTATCGGAGGACTCTTCCCATGAGCAGATTGTGCAATGCGCCATTACCGGAGCCGCTATTTCCACTGCTGCAAATCTTCTTACAGGAATATTTTAA